The DNA region caatcaagggttttcattattatatgattatattgataaatttaaaactgtaactattaatgcaaatgatgaaataattaatgagaatattaacttccctagaagatctattaaaggtatattaatattttttaccattggaacgtatactaatggcgcaataaatgttgataattattataatcctgaaataacaaaagtagaaataactatcgaaggaatagcgaataaaatattttgtcaaggaatgagaatgattgatcaatgggtagaaattaaaaaacattttatgaatgaaaaaataaaatcatttgaaaattgtaacattaatcaaattgattattataccggtaataaatatgcattatggttagattttagaacaactgaagataattcattacatggttctggaaaaaaattacaaaatacaaaagatggaatacaattattcatgacaaagaaaaagggaatcaaaaattttaaaatgcatatttatattttatctgacgcgcaattaaatattgtaaattcacaattagatagtgttatgtattaaaattttaactttaataaaaatgtatataataaatggaaggaggtaaagtatataaacatattccatacatcgatacacatgaaaataatgatggtttatattatgtaataccttgtaatatagcattgatatttgatcctatttttaaaaattataaaactaaactgatagaaatcgataataataaaagtggtgttgttgataatttaagtaatgtaatacctactacacctataatacctactactacacctgtaatacctactactacatctgtaatacctactactacatctgtaatacctactacatctgtaataccttctacatctaataacgtaataccttctacacctgtaataccttctacatctaataatgtaataccttctacatctaataatgcaataatattaaatgttagtgaaaatagaaattattgtggttattgtaatggtgaattttcaaacgctccatcaaattggaataaacatatgaatacaaattcacatattactaatgttatagaacgtgttggcaaaaaagaatttatagaacacccatttagatatgttacaaaatttgtttcaaataaaaaagtaaatggtaaagaattatataaagatttattattagcaacacctaataacgatgaattagatttaaccgatgctaatgaaatattaggatcaaacactgtaaatgaaatattaggagcaaacactaataaagataataatgaaaatggtgccatACAGCACCCACAAAgtgatatagttacagataaacatattgataataaatattctatgaaacatgaagaagaaactattgatgatataatagaaaggatgaataagcataacaatgaaacaactattgatgatttggtaaaaaaggtgaaaaaggtggaaaaaaattataaagatGTTGATGTAGATTCGGTAGAGCAGTTAAATATGTTGTTAGGGTcgtctgatagtgaaagtgattcagaaattaattatctaacactcgaataataaaggttgaaaattatataaaataatagtaaataaaaaaaggttttaattatttaaggtatctaatagggtatcaggtattagggcaTCTAATGGGGTATTAggtattaaggtatctaatacataggtatacaaatagttattttataaatttatattcatatggaaattgtaatctcataagtaatttggaacctttattattctttaatttattcatatattcatcatgtaattcagtaggtataatttgattttcttctaatgattgttgcatagattttttatctttgttataaaataaaactagaaatcttatattctctctaaaatctttcacaattgaattatatttttgatttaaaacccatgttgttatcccaaaatgtctaccagagaaagctaaataacataactcactttctctaacttttgaatcatgtaaatttgcgcaatcatcaataataaataatgtattagatcctttataaatatctattgcaatttttatacaattatctaaattatctttcactgttttagaatttaatataataaactttttatctttaaaaactatatctctattatacgtttcattcatttcataagtaggacagaataatattatattatcaaaatgattcttataaatagtttctaacaagtctaatatgaagtgtgttttaccacaatttgtaactccagtaactaacatattatgtggttcaaatataaataaatctttattcatttattcttttaattttactagataaaatccattcattgaatttatcatcatatcctttatatttcaccaaagaatacttttttcctttaagagttttagtttttaatactttttctattttgtattctatttcatctggatttggtacaagtgataattcttgttcatagaaataacctaatatttcttcatcttttagatcttctaatttataaacaaatggtttagttaatattatctttttaattttaaatatttcttcagtaaaattaggggtataacctttataaaatgtttttctatatttagaaattctaacgtgttgtcctattttaaatttaggttctccaaaatcatgtgtaacaaacgcaccatataaattattccaaactatttctgaattttcttcttttctagcttgtataggtttcatatttatagaactatgtttagaattattataacctttaactaaatcatctaacacatcgatatatttatatgtttcattagcggtgaaatatttccacattctagttttcaatgttttattaaatctttctataacggatgcttttttatctgaatgtgttgaaaaatattctacatcgttatcagataatagttttttgaaatgtttgttataaaattctttaccttcatcaaattgtattttatctgggatagcttctttaaatattaatttgaaagaatttgtaacttctataccagttttatttttaatcgggatactccatgcgtatctactgaatatatctataacatttagtatccaaaaatatcctttgttatattcttctaagtttttcatgtcaattaaatcagcttgccattgttggtcaatatatgaaaccattacttttcttgttaaatattttttatccatctttttatgaatttgatatgtgggttgattttgtaaccatgattttaattcactatattttattttttctttatcagatttaattttatcccataattctgaaacgttagaatatgatacttcacgttctgggttgtaatataaatctctcaaatattgttcttttttcatcttattttaatccattaataataatcttggtttattttcaatgactttatcatttgacttattttctggtatgataggtttattgtcattggaatcatctttatcatcagatttgaattttgatttatatattacaccagataatataataactgttactaatccaattgtaatatataatttataattacttccagcattagaagaattagatggattattatttgaatcaataccaccgtgtgggtgccgtacggcaccatcagataatttctgtgattcatttatatcagttaatttctttttcttagctttttttaattctgatgatcttttacctaattctcttgcccatttaatttgtttctcggatctagcctttttcttaactccatcactcatttattttagttaatttttgttctgattcattttctgtttcgacgtttggttgtagtacatctgtttcgttcttacctgatttatattccataggtttgatgttcgaaaatgttatgacgccagtagaaatcaatgtcataaccgatcctaattgaaatgaagcataaccgacccatttttgtaattcagtcataactaagtagtcatttttcaaatcattatataatttattttcatcatcaattggtattaactggttacataattttgaataacatttgacaataccattcgaaatagaatcatttattttagataatcttgcctcttcataaatcttaaaatattttattactttttctttattcatattatctaattcttgaaaagttgttgttttaccaataaactctttagtttttccactcgcaatcaatagttctagatgatgcttacaatataaatagtattcataatctatattgttattaacttgaatagaattagaaacaactgtatccttattatcactaatacctaaatcatctaatgttttttcaatatcaatactattcttattagatttctttgacatttatattagagaaatttaataagaatagtattataagtattataaaatgatactagctagttaaagttaaagaattctagtattgactactgatactagctatttgaatttaaagaatttctattcggatctattcaaaatataaagtattctctttttgaaaagaaaatattaaaaatataatagaattcgatagctagttgaagtgattgttttttaaatactttttatttaaaatctattattctttaaccactcattaaagactcaacgtattgttcattatgtgttgaattccataattcaataaatttttttactttttccagttgattcaaatataactgtaaatctattctattagatttgatttgattttctttcttttctaaggtcttaaatttttccaattccaaataagttttttattgtattcatcgttcctttttaaatttagatattggtaacacgtgatcaatatgaaagtattcaccgtaattatctatattcattttatcatcgaattgaaatataatccatgatttgagaaattcatctgaacaacccaataaattagatagtgtttctgaatatgtttctttgttaaataattgtgttaatctagaccgtaaacattgtttcaatctaaaattaagatctgtttgatatctttctctcatatattctgtcatataatcattataagattctctattatcttctcgatattgtttggtatatagtttaatgcaagttttacagtaatattgaaaaccatctttgctaatcttacgcttactaaattctgttaatgatttatctaattcacatttagaacatttcttgtaacatatatttataacaccagtgttatttgtaatattgatagtttgtggttgttctggttccatttattatacgtatttttttactaaattggttaataatttataatcctcttctatttcttcgactaacgttatcctttttcattcctagctgcttttgataagttttttcgattccttgatatataaataatacaaGCGGCcggccatttatggccggttttgcttaatgcgcatgcgttaaacataattataaattcattctataaattctgtaaaatagaaacaacacatgcgttacatgcggccatttatggccggttttgcttaatgcgtaTGCGTTAAACataattataaattcattctataaattctgtaaaatagaaacaactgaatatagaaaattcaaacgcattCATGTTCTCGTCACATACGTTACATGTGTCAAATgcgtcacatgcggccattgatggccggttttgcttaattcGCATGTGTTAAACAtaatagaaacgactgaacataaaaattcacaaatcagatttacacaatacattatacaagttgttcagtcatttcttctaatacatcatttgatttctataaatacaatttataattacaaacattttttcaattgctggtaaatatttaactacatcaacaaatgttaaactaaatcattggagtcttaatgtttttgaaattcttatatttctTCTTCGATCTTTTAGCGATTCTATTGGTTTGATATCCACCGGTTTGTGCGTGTTTAATTTGacaccagttccacagttgtatataggtttatttgactctgggcctagttccacagttatctaaaagatatatcaaaatataaattgctacacataaatatatttaaaggtttcatatttagcggccttaataaacaaaaactgtACTTACATTTAACTCGCGAACTGTAAACTGTATATGATGTGGCGTTTATGAGACTGTTATGATACAGCGTTTATGAGAATATCCTGGTTATGACACAATGTTTATGAGACTATATCCGTTGAAAAGCGATCGATATATGCTGGTATTTCGTTTTGTGTGTATACGCAACTAATTGCTTTTCACCCGTAGACTGTCAAGCGTCTGATGTGCGCGCCTATTTATACTATTCTATGCTCAGAAACATCTAGATTAAGTGTGTTGAGACTTGcgaattatgagatttttgATTGGTTAGAGCTTAGTTGTCCAGAAACATCTAAAAAGCGCgttgagacttgtaaattatgagatttgtgaTTCGCTAACGTCCGCCGTATGATGTATAATACACAACGCGTTGAGACTTGTAAatatagttgaaaaaaatcaataataaaggCATTTAgatcaatgaaattaattaactctttacaattgaaatataagctGGTAACATATGTTTACTAGAGCTAATACAACCAACTATATAGCTGAGTATTATCAGGCGTTTATAACGATTCAACATATTTTTCACTATATGTTGAGTTCCTTAATTCgataaatgtctttgctttaaccaactggactaaaaacaaatgtgttctagttttattgtgtcttgctttttgggatttatctatatcgatattacatgttgggcagtagtacttatttgcttccattttaatactatattttttattaaaattgattttagaagttcaatgatttatattttattcatatatatatgaatatgagtaataggggtttagttgtttcatatcaaaggtcgaaaggttgaggttgataaattttccaaatgttaaaataataataatttctacttgaattaggagtgtacgcgactaattcaagtagaaattattgttattttaacattttggaaaatttctcgggctcgacctttcgacctttggtatgaaacaactaaacccctattactcatgTATATATGGCATTGCATTGTAATAGTGAAGTCATTGTATTTCTCAAAGCAGTCGTTGTAAGGCAAtaacaatttaatatttttcatgcaTTATTTCGATTAGAGTATCGAAAATATTGGAAAATTGAgatgatattttcagggttGTTGCATAATGACAAAATACCTACCTTTTATTTGCTCTATAAAATCGACAAAATACCAGCCAATAACAGCAGGGTCATTATTTGTATTGCTTACGTTGAGCCAAAGAATCCTCCTAGAATAACTATACATTGGAGCAATACCTTagacatacacacacacacacacacacacacacatatcaGATCAAATAATAGAACAATCCAGGCCAGCATATGGAAAAACAACCGATTACCTACCCATCTATGGCTCCATGTATAGCAAAGCCGTACGGCTTAAGCTTATCATGCCCATCAACATGTATCAAATAATTAGGACCTTTGGCTGAATAATTACGGCGACGGAGGATACCACTAGCTCTTTCCCTGACTCCTTCTGGATCAATCAAGTGCTGGACACCCGAAACAACTGtcctgaaaataattcatcaatgCTGGGTTAAAATATAGGTTAACAGTCGATGTATCACTCCTGATAATTACGGACCATCATCGTACCTAGGAACACGAATTCCATAGCGATTCCTCAATCGACTAGTCATGGCTCTGTAGCCCAAACAGCTACCACTGCCACGTACCTCTTCCTATAATTAAAGAAACCTATATTACTGGCAGTAATTAACTTGTCAGAATGATATCTGAATCTCCATTCATACATTCTTGATATTACGATGACACATTTTGATATTAATGAAACACTAGAAATTAAATATGGATAGGTCTCACCGTATAATTACCTCTACTACACTGACAACTTCATGTAATTGATAGTTACATCTCCTTTTTAATCCCAGTTTGTTGAGTCGCCGTTTTAATGTACGCTCACTGCAAAGAGAGCAAGGTTTTGAGAACGATTCTGCGAATATTTTAGCAAAAATGCATAATTAAGCCTAATCGATCTCTCAGCATGTAACATTAATTTAGGGGCTACATAACCTCTTACCTCATTGCCAATCCAAAATAAGTCTCGAGTGAGTGGCAAATTTCCTTATTAGTAAATCCGTCGTTGAACAATTGTGTGATGATATTGTCCTCTATAAAGAAATATAACCAGTTTTCAGAGTGGATTAGAATACCAAGAattaatattttgatgaaatttcgaaatatCAGTATTGACAATCAGACAATTTCCATACCTGAGCTGACATCATCATCCTGTCCTTCTTCTTGTAGAAAACACGACATGATCTACCGCGCGAGGGGTTTATTTGTGGGATTTGGGAGGCCGTAGCGGCGTAGGAACCCTTATAGCGCGTCGTCAATATCACACGTATCAATGGGGCAGTCAGACGTTCAACTGAACTGAccttattgtattgtattaaaACTACACGCGCACGCCCTACTCTCTTCTCAACCGTGAATATAACCACTATTCTTGACGCACTGGCTACCGCATCAAAACGTcaatttttacaaatatttaatttgaatttgtttactTTTAAGTGAAGGCAGTGCTACTGGCTTTcgtaaaaaatcagaaaatcaccGATAAAGGAAGTTTTATTGCGTATAAACGTAACtctgaaaattaaattaattagaaaataattgGTATAATAATACAACGTTTTAAGGCCGTAATTAGTATCACGAGATGAACCCTGGCGCCACCATCCGACCAAAATTACCGCGCATGAACGAagaaacgaagttcgtttttgcgcggcgcaaaaacgagaaatcaccgcgctaaaacgcgccaaaacgggcgctaaaacgaaagttcgtttctgcgctcgttttagcgcgtttctgcgcggtaaatttcgtttttgcgccgcgcaaaaacggacgcagaaacgaacttcgtttttgcggggcgcaaaaacgagaaatcaccgcgctaaaacgaaggttcgtttctgcgctcgttttggcgcgtttctgcgcggtaaatttcgtttttgcgccgcgcagaaacggacgcagaaacgaagcaatatattttttgcatgGTATATTGcacgaatttttttttttttaacttggccctaatcagccaccatagtttTGAAAACAATCAAATTCTAATTTTATAGCATGATgtgtgattttctttttccatGAGACGAAGAAAAGAGGAGACTGTGAAACTGTGAATAGAAATCAGCGGCGAACTTTCGAGATTAGCACTCCTTATGAAGCGACGACTTATGCCGGAGATGTAGCTCTGGCGCTATACAGCGACCCAGAACTCTTGGAACGGGGAGAATACGACGATCCCCCGATGACTGTAATTATTATTCATCAAATCTATACTTATaaagaaaactgaaaaaactaCCTGTAAACAACGGTTCAAATGCCGTctgattttttcaaacaagAACGGCTCGATTAAACCAAGTATCTTACTATTATTTTCACTTTTCCCATTTTCGGTCTACGAAAATGGTTGATCGCGGTAAGGCTACGGGGACTCCTAGGTTTCCACGTTTGGTGATGTGGcaaaacttatgatagaagaTGCAGAATTTCCCTAATAAAGATATATCTTGCTCTGTATGTCCTTTTGGATGGCGATACTAAAAGGGGAATTCGTTGTTTTGCACGGACTTTTAATAAACATTGTAATTGCACCGTATCATCAGTTGcgcgacaaaatcaaacttAAGGACAGGTCCTTTGGTAAGAATTGgactttatttcataattgtaAACACATTTTCGTGCTCTTTATTTCGTATTTGTAAATGCATTTTTGTATGTTAATTGACCATATGCATGTTTTAAGATATTCGAGAGCAACGACATTATTTAAAACGCATCTATCATATCAATCTTTATCTATCATCAATTCAACAGTCAGAAAACACGTCTTAAGCACGTGTCCTAATTGCGAATGCCCAGATTTCACAAACTGTTTTTTAGTGTCTTCGAGATCTGAAAAATGTAGATGCTCGTTTAAAACTTAGTGGTTTGGAGACTTGTACAGTAATaacgatatttgaatgaatgattgaaaaatacatacacCCACTTAacacaaattttaaaagatttagtaTTAAATCAGACCAATCAAAAACAATTGTTGTTTACTGATAATTGAGATTCTGATTTATATCCAAAACATGCTATAAAATCAAGCGTATTAAACTGCCTGCATTAATTACCTGCAGCAAACGACTACAGACTACAATCAGACCTTTAACAAATACGAGAATCATTAGAAAAAGCAATCATTTTTACCGCCaagaatttgaattcaatatagTAGCAATTTGGCATTTTGAGAAATCATTACCACGTATTCAATGGGCTCTCAGTAAAAAGTCTTTCACAGATTGAAAATAATGCTGCATCAAAACAAATTACTCCATAGATGAATAACGCAGCGATAACGATTTTTTCTGCATTGCTGGTTTAAGTGCTATACTATGaaaagttttgattttcatcTAAGTCtcatcttttttttaatgagaATAAAAGATATGACCAATTTAGTGAATATTTTCTTGtaacatttcatcaatttgaagTCACTTCAATGGCATATACAGTACTTCTTGTAGTCACGTGACTTTCTGTTGGCGGAGTGTTTCAATAGCCGTTAGTGCGAGGCGGTCAAATTGCTTGTGATTGGCATCAGACAAACAGGAAAAATCGTCGGTCTCTCTTCCCTGTGTCTGCTGGGAATTATTAGACACGGTTAATAGTTCAACGTATTGTGAACACGAAGGTCGATTAATTGAAATAAGTTTACAGATTCCTTTATTTGTCGAGAatcttttgaatgaaataaagtcTGCGCCATAgttacaaaatgaatttaaggctatgaaattcataaaaattgaATCGAAATCATCTAAAAATAATAAGAATCTCTTAATAAACTACACGATACGGTCATCGCGGCCACTTTCTTATCTACTTACGGTTCTGCCTTCTAGTTAAAGTTCGGTTGCAGCATTAAGTATTGGAACCTTTAAGCTGAAAATTCGCTCATAAATTTTATGCTTCATACATTAAATATAGTATTTGATTATCTATTCAATGCTGTCAACAGGTGCTAATTTCAGTACTTGAAACCTGAGTGGAAACGGGTGAAATATGAAACTTTTTCGTctggaatatttttcttaaaattcaGGATCCGATATTATTAAACTAAATAACGTTTTCAAACTTGTTATGTCAAATAGACCTAAAATGTATGGGACTGGATGCAAAGTCAAATTAGTCCCTAATGACCGTGATAGAGGCGTATGAAACTGACTAAATGGTGGAACGGGATAACAAGTCAAAGCAAACAAGACTGTAAAACTTGATTCAGGGACACGTGGAACAAAATAACTGTAAAACTGGGCCCTTAATAGAAACCATTTGTTGAACTGGGAGCAGTTTCAAACCCTCAAGATTGTGAAATTGGATTTATTGACAGATTAAATCACGTCAATTTTAATCTATGTTACTATAGAGTTGCGATTGACGACTGTATTAACTCCTTGGGCTGAAGATAATTGGGTCTTACATTGATTCAATGTGAATGATTGTGAGTTCAATgagaaatagaaaaagaaaattgtttgGGCTCAATGCTCAGAACAAAACCTTAATTACCCATTTATATAGGCTGAATTGGTAATGCTAAAAGTAAAATAGTCTTgagattgaaatatataatccCTGTGTTGGTTCGGACATTTCCAAGTCAGGTTTGCCTTTAGCACACACATCTTTagtatgaatttgattttttcatatttctttttgGCGGGAGGCGGGTTACGGGGCCTTCTGCTCATGATGCGTAACTCAAGATGTGCCTTACTTTCACTCGCACATATGGCTTATCAATTGCTAAAGGTTGAACTTTTGGGCTGAGTACACATGGCAAATGCAAGCTAGCTCCCCAactatatatcatatattgaaCGCATTCCATATTAAATCGCTTGCTGAAATTTGGTATCGAATAACCAAAATTGTACAAGGATGTCATCATCGGGAACATATGAGCAAATAGTGTGATGAAAGATATGAAATCAATACGACGTCCTTtctatatttatattcatattcggATTCAAACTCTGACGATCCATCACAATAGCATCAGCACTGGTGACGAAACTTCAAGTAAGTAATGGATGGGGTGGTAATAATAGCTAGACATGCAATCATAAATGGTGCATTTAATAGGAATATTGTATATCGTATGGTATTTTGGTCAGATGACAATTCATACAATATAGTATATATGATTTCTTAGATTAGAACAGATCTCATACTGTGTTACCTACAATATAAAACAGCGTATTTCAAATCAATGGCTTCTTGCTATATGggtaagaaaataaaactctTTTTGACAAACATCTGGGACATTTGAGTTGGCTGATTGGTAAAtagtttgaaaaattaatgatCTCGAAatgaacatttcattttcggtCATTTAATCATGCTCCGTTTCCTAAGGGTTTCGGCGTAAGGGTATTTCTTCGTTTCTTATCGTAACGAAACTTCATCCACTCCCTCAGTATTTGAGCCGGGAAGCCTTAGAGGCGCTAGTTTATTGCACTCACCTGTTCAGTTCCACGGTtcggagttaagatttgaccctgagttaactcattgaaaatgaacttattttaactcagagttaactctaactcacaactgtggaactgagtcctgggCGATAGTACGGTGAATATTGTTGTTGCAACCACACCCTGCAACCACGACGTTGCATTACATCAGTTCAACGTAAATGTTGCTATGAGTTTTGTTTAGCTTACATTCTATAAAATTTACATCATATAGAATCTAGAAAGGCTTGGTTTATATGACTGCACTAGGTGGCATAATTGACACGTCGTTAAACAATTTGCCGTTGGATCAAAGTCAGTATAGTTATATCTAGTCGCTTGTTGCATTGAAAGCGGCTTCCGGCTCGATGAACAATCATCTTACCAGTCACCTGTTGCACTCGAGGTTCTTGAAACTGAAAATTCTGTGCATGAACTATCATCCTGAATTGATGAGCAAATACTTGTCTACCAGTCACCTGTTGCACTTGAGGTTGTGGTTACTGAAATTTCAGTTCGCTGAACAATCATTGT from Tubulanus polymorphus chromosome 12, tnTubPoly1.2, whole genome shotgun sequence includes:
- the LOC141913840 gene encoding uncharacterized protein LOC141913840, whose amino-acid sequence is MSCFLQEEGQDDDVSSEDNIITQLFNDGFTNKEICHSLETYFGLAMSERTLKRRLNKLGLKRRCNYQLHEVVSVVEEEVRGSGSCLGYRAMTSRLRNRYGIRVPRTVVSGVQHLIDPEGVRERASVPTSGTLAALNKLQICYFCEKGILKIARHLTGQQSTEAAVAKAIADTKENLNKTLKMLKLMGNFNHNNKVIANGGTDLVMEV